One stretch of Anolis sagrei isolate rAnoSag1 chromosome 11, rAnoSag1.mat, whole genome shotgun sequence DNA includes these proteins:
- the NAIF1 gene encoding nuclear apoptosis-inducing factor 1 isoform X2 — translation MAMPSPPGPPAKKRKMNFSEREVEIIVEELERSKHLLINHYNAGVSLAAKAAAWHNILRRVNAVATCRRELPEVKKKWSDLKTEVRRKVAQVRAAVEGGGGGEGQGGSVEGPVAEDPASAAATPVILTSMQQRICNLLGEATIISLPAGDCTAADGTEIPITAAATTVTLTQIPAEAKYHSLEDGVVGYCTTEAPATVTVAAEAPLEMVAPPGEACAKPQELKSRIALNSAKLLQEQRVTNLHVKEIAQHLEQQNDLLQVIRRSQEVQACAQERQAQAMEGAQAALTALVQVLRPVIKDFRRFLQSNTPAPPGPAGQSQAAQNGQDGEDNYTMK, via the exons ATGGCCATGCCGTCTCCTCCGGGACCGCCGGCCAAGAAGCGGAAGATGAACTTCTCAGAGCGGGAGGTGGAGATCATCGTGGAGGAGCTGGAGCGGAGCAAGCACCTCCTGATCAACCACTACAACGCCGGCGTGTCTCTGGCCGCCAAGGCCGCCGCCTGGCACAACATCCTGCGCCGCGTGAACGCCGTGGCCACCTGCCGCCGGGAACTGCCCGAAGTCAAAAAGAAGTGGTCTGACCTCAAGACGGAGGTGCGGCGCAAGGTGGCCCAGGTCCGAGCCGccgtggaaggaggaggagggggcgaggGCCAGGGCGGAAGCGTGGAGGGGCCGGTTGCGGAAGACCCCGCCAGTGCCGCCGCCACCCCGGTCATCCTCACTTCCATGCAGCAGCGCATCTGCAACCTCTTGGGAGAAGCCACCATCATCAGCCTCCCTGCTGGAGACTGTACCGCTGCCGATGGGACGGAAATCCCGATCACGGCTGCAGCCACGACGGTCACCCTGACGCAGA TTCCAGCAGAGGCGAAGTATCACAGCCTGGAGGACGGCGTGGTGGGGTACTGCACCACCGAGGCCCCCGCCACGGTCACGGTGGCGGCCGAGGCGCCCCTGGAGATGGTGGCCCCGCCGGGCGAGGCTTGCGCGAAGCCTCAGGAGCTGAAGAGCCGCATCGCCTTGAACTCGGCCAAGCTCCTGCAGGAGCAGCGCGTGACCAACCTGCACGTGAAGGAGATTGCGCAGCACCTGGAGCAGCAGAACGACCTGCTGCAGGTGATCCGGCGGTCGCAGGAGGTGCAGGCGTGCGCCCAGGAGCGCCAGGCCCAGGCTATGGAGGGTGCGCAGGCCGCCCTCACCGCCCTCGTCCAGGTCCTCCGCCCCGTCATCAAGGACTTCCGGCGGTTCCTGCAGAGCAACACGCCTGCTCCGCCAGGGCCCGCGGGCCAGAGCCAGGCCGCCCAGAACGGGCAAGACGGCGAGGACAATTACACCATGAAATGA
- the NAIF1 gene encoding nuclear apoptosis-inducing factor 1 isoform X1, which yields MKAPDTSGPILEAITPLPQSGGPLWCWRRRGGAVLALCPGLTLAVLLHRWAWPGAHHTQPDLGVRRPMAMPSPPGPPAKKRKMNFSEREVEIIVEELERSKHLLINHYNAGVSLAAKAAAWHNILRRVNAVATCRRELPEVKKKWSDLKTEVRRKVAQVRAAVEGGGGGEGQGGSVEGPVAEDPASAAATPVILTSMQQRICNLLGEATIISLPAGDCTAADGTEIPITAAATTVTLTQIPAEAKYHSLEDGVVGYCTTEAPATVTVAAEAPLEMVAPPGEACAKPQELKSRIALNSAKLLQEQRVTNLHVKEIAQHLEQQNDLLQVIRRSQEVQACAQERQAQAMEGAQAALTALVQVLRPVIKDFRRFLQSNTPAPPGPAGQSQAAQNGQDGEDNYTMK from the exons ATGAAAGCGCCGGACACGAGCGGGCCGATTCTGGAAGCCATTACGCCACTGCCGCAAAGTGGAGGCCCGCTGTGGTGCTGGCGACGCCGAGGAGGCGCG GTCCTTGCTTTGTGCCCCGGCCTGACTCTCGCTGTCCTGCTCCACCGCTGGGCTTGGCCCGGAGCTCACCACACCCAGCCGGACCTGGGTGTCCGGCGCCCAATGGCCATGCCGTCTCCTCCGGGACCGCCGGCCAAGAAGCGGAAGATGAACTTCTCAGAGCGGGAGGTGGAGATCATCGTGGAGGAGCTGGAGCGGAGCAAGCACCTCCTGATCAACCACTACAACGCCGGCGTGTCTCTGGCCGCCAAGGCCGCCGCCTGGCACAACATCCTGCGCCGCGTGAACGCCGTGGCCACCTGCCGCCGGGAACTGCCCGAAGTCAAAAAGAAGTGGTCTGACCTCAAGACGGAGGTGCGGCGCAAGGTGGCCCAGGTCCGAGCCGccgtggaaggaggaggagggggcgaggGCCAGGGCGGAAGCGTGGAGGGGCCGGTTGCGGAAGACCCCGCCAGTGCCGCCGCCACCCCGGTCATCCTCACTTCCATGCAGCAGCGCATCTGCAACCTCTTGGGAGAAGCCACCATCATCAGCCTCCCTGCTGGAGACTGTACCGCTGCCGATGGGACGGAAATCCCGATCACGGCTGCAGCCACGACGGTCACCCTGACGCAGA TTCCAGCAGAGGCGAAGTATCACAGCCTGGAGGACGGCGTGGTGGGGTACTGCACCACCGAGGCCCCCGCCACGGTCACGGTGGCGGCCGAGGCGCCCCTGGAGATGGTGGCCCCGCCGGGCGAGGCTTGCGCGAAGCCTCAGGAGCTGAAGAGCCGCATCGCCTTGAACTCGGCCAAGCTCCTGCAGGAGCAGCGCGTGACCAACCTGCACGTGAAGGAGATTGCGCAGCACCTGGAGCAGCAGAACGACCTGCTGCAGGTGATCCGGCGGTCGCAGGAGGTGCAGGCGTGCGCCCAGGAGCGCCAGGCCCAGGCTATGGAGGGTGCGCAGGCCGCCCTCACCGCCCTCGTCCAGGTCCTCCGCCCCGTCATCAAGGACTTCCGGCGGTTCCTGCAGAGCAACACGCCTGCTCCGCCAGGGCCCGCGGGCCAGAGCCAGGCCGCCCAGAACGGGCAAGACGGCGAGGACAATTACACCATGAAATGA